A single region of the Marinobacter nanhaiticus D15-8W genome encodes:
- a CDS encoding phage capsid protein — protein MADTAFQTQYRQEFIAGFEQKQSLLRDTATTEVVIKGNEATFLVADSGSAEATTRGVNGLIPARSDNLNQYTATLSEWHDLVRRTKFNVFASQGDGRRIMQETTMGVINRKIDQEIITELNTGTVNTGSAATGSLSLMMKALTILGNNEVPYDGQIYGLITPALLGYLQQLKEFNSADYVSDRKLDGSGARQLMQGYYDWNGMKLIVHPNLPGKGTNAEKCFLYHKSAIGHAANLEGMDSAVGYDDEQDYSYARATIYMGSKLLQNSGVVVINHDGSAFAAA, from the coding sequence ATGGCTGATACAGCTTTTCAAACCCAGTACCGGCAGGAGTTCATTGCCGGCTTTGAGCAGAAGCAATCACTCTTGCGTGACACCGCCACCACTGAAGTCGTAATCAAGGGCAATGAGGCTACCTTCCTGGTCGCCGACTCCGGCTCTGCTGAAGCCACTACCCGTGGCGTCAACGGTCTCATCCCGGCGCGTTCCGATAACCTGAACCAGTACACGGCTACGCTGAGCGAATGGCATGACCTGGTTCGTCGGACCAAGTTCAACGTGTTCGCCTCCCAGGGTGACGGTCGCCGCATCATGCAGGAGACCACCATGGGCGTGATCAACCGCAAGATTGATCAGGAGATCATCACCGAGCTGAACACCGGCACCGTGAACACTGGTTCCGCCGCTACCGGATCCCTGAGCCTGATGATGAAGGCCCTGACCATCTTGGGAAACAACGAGGTGCCCTATGACGGTCAGATCTACGGCCTGATCACGCCGGCGCTGTTGGGCTACCTGCAGCAGCTCAAGGAGTTCAACTCTGCCGACTACGTGAGCGACCGCAAGCTTGACGGTAGTGGCGCGCGTCAGTTGATGCAAGGCTACTACGACTGGAACGGCATGAAGCTCATCGTTCACCCGAACCTCCCGGGCAAGGGCACGAACGCCGAGAAGTGCTTCCTGTACCACAAGTCTGCCATTGGCCACGCGGCCAACCTGGAAGGCATGGACTCGGCAGTCGGCTACGACGACGAGCAGGACTACTCCTACGCTCGCGCCACCATCTACATGGGTTCCAAGCTGCTGCAAAACAGCGGCGTGGTGGTCATCAACCACGATGGCTCTGCGTTCGCAGCGGCTTAA